CCCAGGCGGCCCAGTTGCTGGACATGCCAGCCCTGATCGTCATGCCCGAGGATGCACCGGCTTCCAAGATGGCGGCCACGCGCGGCTATGGCGCCCAGGTCGTCACCTACAACCGCTTCACCGAAGACCGCGAAGCCATCGCCCACAAGCTGGCGACCGAGCGCGGCATGACACTGATCCCGCCTTACAACCATCGCGACGTGATCGCCGGCCAGGGCACGGCGGTCAAGGAACTGCTGGAGGAAGTGCCGGATCTGGACTATCTGTTTGTCTGCCTGGGCGGCGGCGGCCTGCTCTCCGGCAGCCTGCTGGCCGCCAACGCCCTGGCGCCGCAATGCAAGGTGATCGGCGTCGAGCCCGAGGCCGGCAACGATGTGCAGCAGTCGCTGCGCGCCGGCCATATCGTCAAGATCGATACGCCGCGCACCATTGCCGACGGTGCCCAGACCCAGGCGCCTGGCGATCTGACCTTTGCCATCATCCAGCAGCGAGTGAACGAAGTTCTTACCGTCAACGACGAGCAATTGGTCCAGGCCATGCGCTTTTATGCCGAGCGCATGAAAATCGTGGTCGAGCCTACGGGATCGCTGTCTCTGGCAGCCGCCATCCACGGTGGTTTGCCGCTCAAGGGCAAGCGCGTGGGCATCGTGATCAGCGGCGGCAATGTGGATTTAGAGCGTTTTGCCAGCCTGCTGTCCGAGTGACAGCG
This region of Comamonas thiooxydans genomic DNA includes:
- a CDS encoding threo-3-hydroxy-L-aspartate ammonia-lyase; its protein translation is MSTNTAPLPTYDDVVAAAQRLQGVAHRTPVLTSRTMDEQLGARLFFKCENLQRIGAFKFRGAYNALAQFTPEQRKGGALAFSSGNHAQAIAQAAQLLDMPALIVMPEDAPASKMAATRGYGAQVVTYNRFTEDREAIAHKLATERGMTLIPPYNHRDVIAGQGTAVKELLEEVPDLDYLFVCLGGGGLLSGSLLAANALAPQCKVIGVEPEAGNDVQQSLRAGHIVKIDTPRTIADGAQTQAPGDLTFAIIQQRVNEVLTVNDEQLVQAMRFYAERMKIVVEPTGSLSLAAAIHGGLPLKGKRVGIVISGGNVDLERFASLLSE